GCGATGCCGCGGACGTTTGAAGTGGTCTCAATGAACCAGAACAGCAATCAGATTGCACAACGCATGAAAATGCTGCAGGATCCGACGATGCTGTTTCGCGCTTATGACCGTAACCGGGATGGCAAGCTGACCAAACAGGAAGTCCAACGCACACGCATGGCGCCACGCTTTGAACAGCTGGTTTCCCGTGCCGACAAAAACGGAGACAAAGCGTTAACCGCTGAAGAATTGAAAAGCATTCCGGTTCCCGAGAATGCCCGCCGATTCATGTCAGAATATTATATGCCCGATTTGAACAACCCGACGTCCGTCGGCACGGTCGTGCATCCAGTTCTGTTTGTCGATAAAAAATCCCCCGGTAAAGGTCTGGACGATCTGGATCGCCGGGAAACCCTGTCGAAATTTCTGACTTCAAAATCGAACCCGTGGTTTGCCCGAGCGATTGTGAATCGTCTCTGGGCAGAAATGCTGGGAGAAGGGTTCTACATGCCCATTGATGATATCGGCCCCGAACGGAGTGCCGTCTATCCGGAAGTGCTCGACGCATTAGCCGATGGTTTCACCGCCAGCGGATACGATTTGAAATGGCTCTGCCGTACGATTACCAACACCCGGGCCTATCAGCGAGAGATGCAAAAGAGAACGGAAGGTCAACTCAATACCCCGTTTGCTGCCCAGTCTCCCACCCGTTTGCGAGGCGATCAGATCTTCACAGCCATCACTCAGGTGTTTGGTGTGGATGACCTGCAGGCCAATCGAAGCGGCGGTAATCGACGTTTCCAGGGGGGCCGGTCAGCTCGTAGTCAATTCAGCAACCTGTTTACTTTCGATCCTTCCACATCACAAGAGGAGATCACAGGAGACGTTCCACAGGCATTGTTCATGATGAATTCCACCGCCATCAATGGCATGCTGGGAACCAACCGAAACACGAAGCTGGCACAGATCGCCAAAGATTATCCAGATAACAAAGACGCCGTACAGGAACTGTATCTGCTGACGCTCTCACGAGAACCGAGCAAATCGGAATTGAAGATCTGCCTGGATTATTTTCAGGAAACCAGCAACCGTGCGGAAGCGCTGGAGGATCTGATGTGGAGTCTCCTCAATTCCAGTGAGTTCATTACCAAACGTTGATTGTGTGAGCAGACCGATTTCGCGTTGCGTTTACTTTAGATCAATACCATCCCTCAGGCTGAGGAGTTTTTCATGAGTCTTTATCATCACCAACACGTTCAGACGAGCCGTCGGGGCTTTTCACGCCGCAGCTTTCTCCGCAATGTTTCCCTGGGGGCGCTGGCTGCGGGAACGTTCAGTTTTCACGACTTAATGAGTGTCTCGGCAGAAGAACTTCGCAAGCAGGGCCGTTCAATGATTCTGCTCTGGATGGCGGGCGGACCGAGCCAGTTTGAAACGTTTGATCCCAAACCCAACACTTCGAGTGCGGGCGATAAAAGTGCGATTCAAACCTCTGTCACCGGAATCGAAATTTCCGAAGACTGGAAAAACACAGCCAAGGTCATGTCGGACATCGCGTTGATTCGCTCAATGACGAACAAAGAAGGCAACCACCAACGTGCCACCTATCAGATGCATACAGGTTATGTGCCTTCGGGCAGCGTGAAGCATCCGAGCCTGGGTTCGAATGTCGCACGGGAAATTGGCAACCGTGAACTGGATATTCCTTCGATTGTCTCCGTTGGTGCCACCACTGGCGCTGGTTTTCTGGGTGTGGACTACGAACCGTTTAACGTCAACAATCCGGGCAGCATTCCCAACAACGTCGCTGCGACTGTGCCTGATCAACGCTATCAGAAACGACTGGGTCTGTTAGGGCGCCTCGATACCGAATTTGCGAGCCGCGGCGGTGAAGTGGTCGTGAAGAATCATAGCAAGATTTATAACAAAGCCTCTTCGCTGGTATTGAGCCCACAGACGGAGGTGTTTGATCTGAGCAAGGAACCCGACTCACTCCGTCAACAATATGGAGAAAGCAACTTCGGGAAAGGCTGCCTGCTGGCACGCCGTCTGGTGGAAGCGGGTTCGACATTTATTGAAGTCCGTTCCAATGGCTGGGACAATCACTTTAACCTTTCTGAAGTGATCTCCCCCCGTTCACAGGAAGTCGACAAGGGCATGGCGGCGCTGATTACCGATCTCAAACAGCGTGGCATGCTGGATCGAACCCTGGTGGTTTGGATGGGTGAATTTGGTCGTACGCCGAAGATCAATGCCCGCGCGGGTCGAGATCATTATCCGCGTGTCTTTAATGCCGCCCTCGCTGGTGGCGGCGTCAAAGGCGGACAGGTAATTGGCGCTTCAACCGACGATGGTTCGGCTGTGAAAGATCGGCCCGTGAACGTTACCGATCTGTTCAGCTCGATCTGCCATTCGCTCAAAGTCGATCCGAAAAAGGAAAACATGAGTCCACTGGGCCGTCCGATGAAAATCGTGGATGGCGGCGAAGTCGTGACCGAACTGTTTTCCTGAATCAAACCGACTCTTCATAGCGCTCAGTGAACATCACGCTCCGGAAGTGGCTGCTTCACTGAGTGCTTTGGCTTGCGCGGCTGAGGTATCCATCGAGAGTGTGATCGTGACAGACCAGCGTCCCTGTTCGTCGGCGACAAACTCCCAGTGAGGAATGACCACCGAGCTTTGATGCACAAGTTCATAGCCGCCTTCCGACTGACTGATGGTTTCGATCGGAAAGGTCCAGATGTTGGCGGGCGAGGATAAGTCCAGAGCGGCATCTAATCCCAGCCATTCATCAACGAGACCGATGCGGTCGATTTTTTCCAGATCCAGTTTCGATTCCAACTGTCCCAGCTGCTTGCCGAGATGGTTGTAGTAATAACGGTCACTGGCACCGGCGGCGAGGCCGGCAAAATTGAACTCGACTCCAAAATGCAGGGGAACATCTGCGGGCAGTTGTGACAGTTCATAGTGGAACTCCAACGTGCCTGCCGCATTCTTGGCTAGCGAGACAGTTTTGGTCAGTTCCACTTCGTAGGGACCAACGTGCCCTTTGCGGGTCATCCGCACTTCACAGTAATCATCGGTGCGACGCAGTGAGCTGAGATACACGCCCTGCACAAAGTCGCCGACTTCTCCGCCGCCGTTGGCCACGGTATCGAGATCAACGCCGGGTTGATAGAAATGATCGACCAGCGATTTTCGGGGAGTGTGATCGTAGTGCAGTTTTTTATCCAAGTCAGGCTGTTTGAAACGGACGGCGTTATGAATCTTACCGATGTCTTCGCCGTTTTGAGATCCCTCTGCCCGTTCCTCTGCTGCTTTGCGAATGATGTCATGATAGGGTTCGGGACGACGATTCAACGTTGCCAGAATATTGTGTTTGGCACCACGGACATCCAGTTCATAGAGATGACCGCCGTGGGCAGGAGCCAGAAATCCGACGAGGCGATTGCTGGCCAGACGGACTTCCTTGCGAGCATCCAGGTTGAAATCGGCGGCTTCGACTTCCAGCCAGTTGGCATCGCGGTGTGTGATTTTTTCCAGCAGACTGTCTGCGGCAATCAGATGTTTGTAGATGGCGTTCCGCAGATGCGGGAGATACAGCCCGCCAAAGGCACCGTGCCAATACGGGCAGTTACATTGTGCGCGATAGAGTTCGGTACGTGCTTCGTGCAGAATCGGCAGATCATCGGCGTCCACGCCGGTCGCTTCCAGACTTTGCAGCCGATTACTGACCAGCAACATCCGGGAATACATTTCATTGAGTTCCGAATATTTCACACGGAAGTTGCGCCAGAAGCCGCCACGCAAATATGGCTTCAAGCGATCGAAGCCTTCAACGTCCTTAAATTTTTCTTTCAAGTCGGCCAGTTCGAGCTGGCGATCTGAGGTGAGCGCCCATTCGGTCATCTCGCGATAACTGGCATCAGGAAGATAACAACTGCCCATAGGCGAGACGGTGTCCACGGATTCGGACATTGTAGTAACTTTTAACCAGTCGCTGTTCTGGCGGAGCAGATCCAGAAAACGCTTCAGCCAACCATCCCGGTACACATGATCGTACGTGCCAGGCCAGGCGCCAAACTTTTCGCCGTCATCGCCAAACACCACGACGGAATGCGGATGATGATCGGCAATTTCTTTGAGGTAGTGAATCGTTTCGACAGGGTCAGTAAACGGAATCTGATAACGCAGGGTTTCGTTATCGGGAAAGATTTTGAGCAGACGGCCTTCATCTTCCGAAAGATAGTACCCATGCATTTTCTCAGCCCGTACGCCGGCGGCACTGAAATGGGAATCGTCCAGCAGCGTGTATTCCATGCCGGCATCAACAAGATCAGAAACGAAAGCCTGTTCCCAGACGCGCTCAGGAACCCACATTCCGCGAATCGGTGTGCCGAAAAGTTTCTTGAGGTAATCCGTATACGCGGTTATCTGGCCGATGCGGTCACAGCGGGGAATGCCCGCCAGAATCGGCTCGTAAAATGGTCCGCCCAGAATCTCTACCTGTCCGGATTCCGCCAGTCCCCGTACTCGATCAATATACTCGGGATGTGCTTCGACCAGCCATTCCATCAGGCTGCCCGAAGTATGGAGAGAAAAAGGGATATCAGGGTATTCCGACAAAACATCCAGAAAGGGTTGATAGCTGTTTTGATAGGATTCTTCAAAAACCCCTTCAAAATTCCCGACTGGCTGATGGTTGTGAATGACTAAGACGAGCCGAAGTCGACAGCCCATGGGCCGCATCCTTTCATCTGTGTAATACACAGAACTATCGATTACGCTAAGAAATAGTATTATTTGATTTATGACACGAGCGAGCACCGCCCGCTCCTGCTTTAATCGCTGATCCCGCAGGACTTGGAACGAATCCGGCTTATAGTAAAGCCAATCTTTTATTAATCATAGAGGACTTTTTATGAGAATAAAATCCAAGTCCCCGTAAAATCGATACTCGCGGTCCCGAAATACTGTCGAAGGAAGGTCAAATGTTAAAGCAGGTAATTTTTCGCCAGATTGATTAACTGGGACAAGTCCGAATCCGGGGCTGGATTCTCTATTTTACACCTGAGCCAAACGGGGTGAGAGAATCAGGAACCAAGCTGTTTTTTGAGCCGTTCCACGGCCTGTTCGGGGAAGACCGGATTGATATACATGTTTGTCGCCAGCTCGAAGCCGGCCAGATGGGCCAGCCGCGGATAGATGCGCAGACTCCAGGCATAGCCGCCTTGATCGCTGGTCGTGAAGGGAGGGGTTTGGATGACAAAGTTGAAATCATGACTGCCGAGGATGTCTTCCAAAGCCAGCAGCAGGCGACGACTAAGGTCGCTGAGATCCTCCAGCTCCTGATCGGTGGATTGATCGAAGTGGGTTTTCAGCGTCCGCGGAACGATCCAGGTTTCAAACGCAAAACGGCTGGCATAGGGACAGATCACATGAAAATGCGGGGTCGACATCACCAGACCTGAAACGTGATTCGGCTGTTCCCGTAAAAATGTTTCAAACAGAGAACAGCCTGTCTCGGTGAAATGTTTCTGTGCGGCCTGTAGTTCCTGTTGCATGGCCTCTGGCACTATCTGACTGGCGACGAGTTGCGAGTGTGCGTGCCCCAGTGAGGCGCCTCCCAGAATCCCCTGGTTTTTGAAAATGATCACATACTCCAGTTGAGGATCGTCGCGATGCGTGGCGACGCGCTGTCGATAAGCGCGGAAAATCTCTTGAAACTGGGATGGTTCCAAGCGCGTGATCTGCGTCTCAAACTGCGGACATTCTACGATGACTTCATGCACGCCGTAATGATTCGAACCACAGGCAGCGACAGCATACGGAGTCAGTGCGGGATATTTATTCGCCACAACCCGCAAACGCCAACCAGGCTGGTTGGGTTGAGTCTCGGCCGGACGCACGGCGTACAATTCGGGAGTCGTCTCGTCTTCTTTGCCTTCGGCAAACGGATCCGAGTCAAGTTGTTCCTGTGTCATCTCGTAGGGAGTCGCATCACTGGACAGCGCAATCGGACGCTGTGCACGTTCCGGTGCGAAGATAGTGGTATAACCCGTAAGAGGATCGGTGCGGATCTCAGACATAAAAACAGTTAGCTATTGGGGACAGAAAAAAAGAGACGTTCACCGCTCATCAATGCGAGGCAGAAACCGATTCGGTATTATTGGCACGGTAGCTGCCGGCACGCTGATAGACCGAGAGATAATTCTGCGCACTCTGTTTCCAGGACCAGTCTTTGGACATGCCTGTGTGCTGCAGTTGATTCCAGGTCGGTTTATCCAGGTACATGTCGATCGCACGGCGCATTTGTCGATACAACACGGTCGAGTCAAAATGCCAGAAGGAAAATCCGTTGGCAGTGCCGTTTTCCAGGTTCTCTCCCGAGGCATCGACGACCGAATCGGCGAGTCCGCCCACTTCATGCACGAGCGGCACAGTTCCATAAATCAGGCTATACATCTGGTTTAAACCGCACGGTTCAAACTGGCTCGGCATCAGAAAGATATCCAGGCCGGCTTCGATCTGATGGGCTAAACTCTCATCAAAGCCGATGTAGGTCGCGACTTTGTCGGGAAAGCGTTTTGCCAGATCGGAAAAGGAGGCTTCGTGATAGGGATCGCCGGTCCCCAGAAAGACCATTTGCACATCCATCGCCAGCAGATTTTCGGCAGCGTCCAGAATCAGAGAGAACCCTTTCTGATCGGTCATGCGTGAAATAGTTCCCAGCAGCGGGACATCCGGCTTTTGGGGCAAGCCCATCCGTTCCTGCAGGGCGGCTTTACAGAGCGGCTTGCCTTGTGTGACGGTCGACGCGTTATAGTGGGCCGCGATGTTGGGATCGATCTCGGGATTCCATTCTGTGGGGTCGACTCCATTCAGAATGCCGACCAGACGCTCGGCGTGCGTATCGAGAACGCCGTTCAAGCCGTAGCCGAAACGTTCGGTCCGAATTTCTTGCGCATAGGTCGGACTGACGGTGGTGACCATGTCGGAAAACACGATGCCGGTCTTCAACAGGTTGAGCTGACCGAAGAATTCCATTTGATGTCGATTGAAGTATTTCCAGTCGATGCCGGTCAGCAGCATATCCCAATGCCAGTATTGACCTTGAAAGGCCATGTTATGGATGGTGAACACCGAAGCCGTTTTTTCAAAACCGGGGCGGTCCTGATATTCAATTTTCAACAGTGCGGGGATCAATCCGGTCTGCCAGTCATTCGCGTGAATAATATCGGGGCTCAAACCAAGTTTGTCAGCAAACTCCAAAACCGATCGGCTGAAGAAAATGAATCGTTCGCAGTTGTCCTGATAATCGCGACCGCTTTCGTGATACAGTTCCGGTCGATCAAAATAGCGGGGCTGATCAATCAGATAGACGGTGACGCTGGACTCGGGAAAGCTGGCTTTACGCAGACCGGCTTCGACTTCCTTGCTGCCGACGGTAATCGAAACCTTTTCCGGGCAGACTTCAAAGTCATCCGGATTCAATCCCCGTTTCGCCGTCGATTGAGGGTAATACGGCATAAACAGAGTGACTTCATGCCCGGCTTCTGCCAGCGCTTTTGAGAGGGCCGAGGCGACATCGGCCAAACCACCTGTTTTTGCAAATGGAATCGCTTCGGAACTCGCTAAAACGATTTTCATAAATTCCCGATCTATCTGGATTTCAGATCTCTGAACGTGTCTACAATATTATATAGGGTATTATCGGTTGAAAGTAACGGATCTGTAAACACAAGTGGAGTCGAAACCCGGTATTGGATCGCTCAATTCATAAAGATTTTTCAGAAATCTCGACATCAAAAGTGTCTATTTGGGAAGGCCTCCCATGAGTGTGTGCGACTCTCGTTGGTGCGGTGGTCTGGTTTTACCTGTTTGTTCAGTAAAAATAGCGAACTTCTGCTGCAAAATAGGGAATGTGTAATTGCGGATCAATTTCAGATTGGAGATAGTATAGCCTGGGTTTTCCGCATCAATCCCCGGTTCGGGTGAAACGCGTCCATCATTCAACCAGTCATTCAAAGCGACACGCATATAATAATCGTAGCATTTATGAACCTTCTTTTGCCGCCCTTCGAGAGTACGACTCTGAGTCTTAATTTCTGATATGAATGATCCTTCGATTCTGGAAAATCAACCGAATTCAACAGACAGTTCACAAAATGAGTCTGCGCAGGCACAGTCTACCCCCGCACCAGCAGCACAAGCGAAAATTCATCACGATGCCTTTACCTGGGAACTGCCGGCCGAAGAGATCACGCTGCGTATCCGCTGGTTTGGTCTGTGTGTCGGATACGTGCTGGTCAACTTTGTAGGGAACGACTCAGCGATTCAGGTTCCCCAGCTCAACTGGATCCTGACACTGGGTGCGATTTATGCACTCGCCGATACCTATTTCAGTTTTCGCGGTCGCGTGTTTCTGGGCGAATGGCCGCTGATCATTTCGGTGATGGAGGCGCTGTTTATCGGTCTGCTCTGTCATTACGATGCCGGCCTGAACAGCCCGTTCCGTTTTTATTATCTGCTCTCGCTGATTGTATGCTCGATCCGGCATTCGCCGGCGATCGCCTATATGACCTTGGGACTGCACCTGATCAGTTTTACGACGATTCTGTTTACGAGCCCTTCCATCCCTGCCGACTGGCTGACGCAATTACTGCTGATGATTGTCTGGATGGGCTGGGTCGCGTGGGCCAGTATTGCCTTTTCGAGTCTGGTGAAGCGAACGAGTATGGAACTTTCGGCTGCGAATGCCCAGCTTCAGCAAAACCAGGAATTGCTGGAAGAACGCATCGCCCGCCGTACCAACGATCTGCAGGAATCACAGGCGTTACTGGTGCAGCAGGAAAAGCATGCCGCCTTCGGTTTGCTGGCCGCCGGAATTGCGCATGAAGTGGGGAACCCGCTGGCAGGAATCAGTTCGCTGGTGCAGCTTTTGAATCGGCATAATAACGACGAATACACGTGCAAACGTCTGCAGGAGGTCGATGGCCAGCTGCACCGGATTCAACGCATCCTGCGGGAACTGATCGATTTCAGTCGACCGGCGACGACGGAACGCAATCGCTGCAACATCAACGAGCTGATTACCGAGTCTTTGAATATTTCGAAGTATTATAAACGCAAAAAAGGCAAAAAGATCATCACCCGCTTTGCTGAGAATCTGCCGGTGGTGCAGGTGGTCCGGGATCAGCTCGTGCAGGTGTTTCTGAATCTGATTCTGAATGCGATGGACGCGACGGAAGAAGGGGAATCGATCGAGATCACCACACAAGCCCGCGACGGCCAGATTTTGATTTCCGTGCATGACAATGGTCAGGGC
This genomic interval from Gimesia alba contains the following:
- a CDS encoding DUF1549 domain-containing protein, with the protein product MMSFSVKRTTQIVCLFLFTVSVPLCQSSTFAATKSSPQSKKQQRVDESTLAEKVDQLIEAELKKSKIEPAPLANDEDFLRRVTFDLAGRKPTSSEVILFGLDSTPHKRKAVINDLLKSDEYGVNWARYWRDVIYLRATDARSRLNENSFVNWMTSQLNENTSWDQITTELLTATGDVRENGNTALMFAHQGDPAELAAETSRIFLGIQIQCANCHDHPTDKWKRDSFHELAAFFPRVRVRPVRDAMPRTFEVVSMNQNSNQIAQRMKMLQDPTMLFRAYDRNRDGKLTKQEVQRTRMAPRFEQLVSRADKNGDKALTAEELKSIPVPENARRFMSEYYMPDLNNPTSVGTVVHPVLFVDKKSPGKGLDDLDRRETLSKFLTSKSNPWFARAIVNRLWAEMLGEGFYMPIDDIGPERSAVYPEVLDALADGFTASGYDLKWLCRTITNTRAYQREMQKRTEGQLNTPFAAQSPTRLRGDQIFTAITQVFGVDDLQANRSGGNRRFQGGRSARSQFSNLFTFDPSTSQEEITGDVPQALFMMNSTAINGMLGTNRNTKLAQIAKDYPDNKDAVQELYLLTLSREPSKSELKICLDYFQETSNRAEALEDLMWSLLNSSEFITKR
- a CDS encoding DUF1501 domain-containing protein; amino-acid sequence: MSLYHHQHVQTSRRGFSRRSFLRNVSLGALAAGTFSFHDLMSVSAEELRKQGRSMILLWMAGGPSQFETFDPKPNTSSAGDKSAIQTSVTGIEISEDWKNTAKVMSDIALIRSMTNKEGNHQRATYQMHTGYVPSGSVKHPSLGSNVAREIGNRELDIPSIVSVGATTGAGFLGVDYEPFNVNNPGSIPNNVAATVPDQRYQKRLGLLGRLDTEFASRGGEVVVKNHSKIYNKASSLVLSPQTEVFDLSKEPDSLRQQYGESNFGKGCLLARRLVEAGSTFIEVRSNGWDNHFNLSEVISPRSQEVDKGMAALITDLKQRGMLDRTLVVWMGEFGRTPKINARAGRDHYPRVFNAALAGGGVKGGQVIGASTDDGSAVKDRPVNVTDLFSSICHSLKVDPKKENMSPLGRPMKIVDGGEVVTELFS
- a CDS encoding alpha-amylase/4-alpha-glucanotransferase domain-containing protein, translated to MGCRLRLVLVIHNHQPVGNFEGVFEESYQNSYQPFLDVLSEYPDIPFSLHTSGSLMEWLVEAHPEYIDRVRGLAESGQVEILGGPFYEPILAGIPRCDRIGQITAYTDYLKKLFGTPIRGMWVPERVWEQAFVSDLVDAGMEYTLLDDSHFSAAGVRAEKMHGYYLSEDEGRLLKIFPDNETLRYQIPFTDPVETIHYLKEIADHHPHSVVVFGDDGEKFGAWPGTYDHVYRDGWLKRFLDLLRQNSDWLKVTTMSESVDTVSPMGSCYLPDASYREMTEWALTSDRQLELADLKEKFKDVEGFDRLKPYLRGGFWRNFRVKYSELNEMYSRMLLVSNRLQSLEATGVDADDLPILHEARTELYRAQCNCPYWHGAFGGLYLPHLRNAIYKHLIAADSLLEKITHRDANWLEVEAADFNLDARKEVRLASNRLVGFLAPAHGGHLYELDVRGAKHNILATLNRRPEPYHDIIRKAAEERAEGSQNGEDIGKIHNAVRFKQPDLDKKLHYDHTPRKSLVDHFYQPGVDLDTVANGGGEVGDFVQGVYLSSLRRTDDYCEVRMTRKGHVGPYEVELTKTVSLAKNAAGTLEFHYELSQLPADVPLHFGVEFNFAGLAAGASDRYYYNHLGKQLGQLESKLDLEKIDRIGLVDEWLGLDAALDLSSPANIWTFPIETISQSEGGYELVHQSSVVIPHWEFVADEQGRWSVTITLSMDTSAAQAKALSEAATSGA
- a CDS encoding galactose-1-phosphate uridylyltransferase, which gives rise to MSEIRTDPLTGYTTIFAPERAQRPIALSSDATPYEMTQEQLDSDPFAEGKEDETTPELYAVRPAETQPNQPGWRLRVVANKYPALTPYAVAACGSNHYGVHEVIVECPQFETQITRLEPSQFQEIFRAYRQRVATHRDDPQLEYVIIFKNQGILGGASLGHAHSQLVASQIVPEAMQQELQAAQKHFTETGCSLFETFLREQPNHVSGLVMSTPHFHVICPYASRFAFETWIVPRTLKTHFDQSTDQELEDLSDLSRRLLLALEDILGSHDFNFVIQTPPFTTSDQGGYAWSLRIYPRLAHLAGFELATNMYINPVFPEQAVERLKKQLGS
- the glgA gene encoding glycogen synthase GlgA; translation: MKIVLASSEAIPFAKTGGLADVASALSKALAEAGHEVTLFMPYYPQSTAKRGLNPDDFEVCPEKVSITVGSKEVEAGLRKASFPESSVTVYLIDQPRYFDRPELYHESGRDYQDNCERFIFFSRSVLEFADKLGLSPDIIHANDWQTGLIPALLKIEYQDRPGFEKTASVFTIHNMAFQGQYWHWDMLLTGIDWKYFNRHQMEFFGQLNLLKTGIVFSDMVTTVSPTYAQEIRTERFGYGLNGVLDTHAERLVGILNGVDPTEWNPEIDPNIAAHYNASTVTQGKPLCKAALQERMGLPQKPDVPLLGTISRMTDQKGFSLILDAAENLLAMDVQMVFLGTGDPYHEASFSDLAKRFPDKVATYIGFDESLAHQIEAGLDIFLMPSQFEPCGLNQMYSLIYGTVPLVHEVGGLADSVVDASGENLENGTANGFSFWHFDSTVLYRQMRRAIDMYLDKPTWNQLQHTGMSKDWSWKQSAQNYLSVYQRAGSYRANNTESVSASH
- a CDS encoding sensor histidine kinase, with the protein product MNDPSILENQPNSTDSSQNESAQAQSTPAPAAQAKIHHDAFTWELPAEEITLRIRWFGLCVGYVLVNFVGNDSAIQVPQLNWILTLGAIYALADTYFSFRGRVFLGEWPLIISVMEALFIGLLCHYDAGLNSPFRFYYLLSLIVCSIRHSPAIAYMTLGLHLISFTTILFTSPSIPADWLTQLLLMIVWMGWVAWASIAFSSLVKRTSMELSAANAQLQQNQELLEERIARRTNDLQESQALLVQQEKHAAFGLLAAGIAHEVGNPLAGISSLVQLLNRHNNDEYTCKRLQEVDGQLHRIQRILRELIDFSRPATTERNRCNINELITESLNISKYYKRKKGKKIITRFAENLPVVQVVRDQLVQVFLNLILNAMDATEEGESIEITTQARDGQILISVHDNGQGIREEDKPKLFQPYFTTKSKGTGLGLFVCKNILEHSNSGTIEIDESVKAGAKFIVSLNCDELQGLAEIPPGPANEIKFVITT